From the Haladaptatus sp. DJG-WS-42 genome, the window GGGAACCATCTCCCGACTCGCCACCCGTGAAGCGACCGACGAAGACCGCGCTGAGTTTCTCGCCGTGGCGGCCGCCTCGAGCCCGGGAACGACGGCGATAAACGAAGCCAAGTACGAATCTGCCCGCGAGCAGGCGCTCGCGGCCGATTCGTGGGCCGGGCAGGCAATCACTGAGTGGACCGAACGTGCTGGCGAACTCGGGACGCCTGCGCCGCCCGACCTCGCGGCGCACGTCGAACTGAAACGTGGCGCACCCAAAACTCCCGGCTGGGACACAGATAATTAAGCCGTCTGCGAGACTTCTTAGCGGTATGAACATTCTGGTCACCGGCGCAACGGGATTCGTTGGTCGTCGACTCGTCCCTGCGTTGCTCGATGCTGGCCACAGCGTGCGCGTCCTCGTCCGGGATGCTGCGAGCTACGACGCCCCCGCGGGCGCGTCCGTCTTCGTGGGCGACTTGCTCGACCCGTGGAGTCTAGACGACGCTGTGGAGGGCATCGACGCCGCCTACTACCTCGTTCACTCGATGGGTGCGGGCGACGACTTCCGCGAGCGCGACCGGCGGGCAGCCCACAACTTCGAGCGCGCAGCGAGCAGCGCGGGCGTTTCGCAGGTCATCTACCTCGGCGGCCTCGGCGAAGACCGCGACCACCTCTCAGACCACCTCCGGTCGCGCCGCGAAGTCGAACTCGTCCTCCGCGAGGGCGACTACGACCTGACGACGCTCCGGGCGGCCATCATCGTCGGCGACGGAAGCGCGAGCTTCGAGATGGTGCGCCAACTTGCAGACCGCCTGCCCGTGATGGTCACCCCGCGCTGGGTGAACACGAAGTGCCAGCCCATCGACATCGACGACGTGATTGCCTACCTCGTGGGCGTTCTCTCAGTCCCTGAAACCGCGGGGGAAACCTACGAAATCGGCGGCC encodes:
- a CDS encoding NAD(P)H-binding protein; the protein is MNILVTGATGFVGRRLVPALLDAGHSVRVLVRDAASYDAPAGASVFVGDLLDPWSLDDAVEGIDAAYYLVHSMGAGDDFRERDRRAAHNFERAASSAGVSQVIYLGGLGEDRDHLSDHLRSRREVELVLREGDYDLTTLRAAIIVGDGSASFEMVRQLADRLPVMVTPRWVNTKCQPIDIDDVIAYLVGVLSVPETAGETYEIGGPDVLTYREVLERTAEIQGHDLTIIQVPVLTPTLSAYWLDLVTDVPASVAHPLIHGMKNTVVVTDHRIENLVSVPGTPFDDAVRKALGEDTVEVVDG